One Miscanthus floridulus cultivar M001 chromosome 11, ASM1932011v1, whole genome shotgun sequence DNA window includes the following coding sequences:
- the LOC136492612 gene encoding probable sulfate transporter 3.3: protein MVGMRGAYGGGGGAYNDSKSRPHGGGMAAAPVTEQEIAAMSVHKVAPPPAQSTASKMKARVKETFFPDDPFRAFKGQPLGTQWLMAVRYLFPILDWVPSYSFSLFKSDLVAGLTIASLAIPQGISYAKLASLPPIIGLYSSFVPPMVYAVLGSSRDLAVGPVSIASLIMGSMLRQAVSPTAEPLLFLQLAFTSTFFAGLVQASLGILRLGFVIDFLSKATLVGFMAGAAIIVALQQLKALLGIVHFTTEMGIVPVMASVFHHTNEWSWQTILMGVCFLVFLLSARHVSIRWPKLFWVSACAPLASVIISTLLVYLFKAQNHGISIIGQLKCGLNHPSWDKLLFDTTYLGLTMKTGLVTGIISLTEGIAVGRTFASIRGYQVDGNKEMMAIGLMNVVGSCTSCYVTTGAFSRSAVNHNAGCKTAMSNVIMALTVMVTLLFLMPLFVYTPNVVLGAIIIAAVIGLIDLPAVYHIWKMDKMDFLVCVCAFAGVIFISVQEGLAIAVGISIFRVLMQITRPKMMVQGNIKGTDIYRDLHHYKEAQRVSGFLILAIEAPINFANCNYLNERIKRWIEEESFEQDKHTELHFIILDLSAVPAIDTSGIAFLIDIKKSIEKRGLELVLVNPTGEVMEKIQRANEAQNYFRPDCLYLTTAKAVASLSALAKMTKP from the exons ATGGTAGGTATGAGAGGTGcctacggtggtggtggtggtgcttacAATGACAGCAAGAGCCGGCCGCATGGAGGCGGCATGGCGGCGGCTCCGGTGACAGAGCAGGAGATTGCGGCGATGTCAGTTCACAAGGTGGCGCCACCGCCGGCGCAGAGCACGGCGAGCAAAATGAAGGCGAGGGTGAAGGAGACCTTCTTCCCCGACGACCCGTTCCGGGCGTTCAAGGGGCAGCCGCTGGGGACGCAGTGGCTCATGGCGGTCAGGTACCTCTTCCCCATCCTCGACTGGGTGCCGAGCTACTCCTTCTCGCTCTTCAAGTCCGACCTCGTCGCCGGTCTCACCATTGCCAGCCTCGCCATTCCTCAG GGCATTAGCTACGCGAAGCTGGCAAGCTTGCCTCCCATAATCGGGCTGT aTTCGAGTTTCGTGCCGCCGATGGTGTACGCGGTGCTGGGGAGCTCTCGGGACCTGGCGGTGGGCCCGGTGTCGATCGCGTCGCTGATCATGGGGTCCATGCTGCGTCAGGCCGTGAGCCCCACCGCGGAGCCGCTGCTGTTCCTTCAGCTGGCCTTCACCTCCACTTTCTTCGCGGGGCTGGTGCAGGCCTCCCTGGGCATCCTCAGGCTCGGGTTCGTCATCGACTTCCTGTCCAAGGCGACGCTGGTGGGGTTCATGGCGGGCGCCGCCATCATCGTGGCGCTGCAGCAGCTCAAGGCGCTGCTGGGCATCGTCCACTTCACCACCGAGATGGGCATCGTCCCCGTCATGGCCTCCGTCTTCCACCACACCAACGAG TGGTCGTGGCAGACGATTCTCATGGGTGTCTGCTTCCTCGTTTTCCTGCTGTCGGCGAGGCATGTG AGCATAAGATGGCCAAAACTTTTCTGGGTTTCAGCATGCGCGCCCCTCGCATCTGTCATCATCTCGACCCTGCTTGTTTACCTCTTCAAAGCTCAGAATCATGGCATTAGCATC ATCGGGCAGCTCAAGTGTGGCCTGAACCACCCCTCATGGGACAAGCTACTGTTTGACACAACATATTTAGGCCTCACCATGAAGACTGGCCTTGTCACTGGAATAATCTCTCTTACG GAGGGAATAGCAGTTGGTAGAACATTTGCCTCAATTAGGGGCTACCAAGTAGATGGGAACAAAGAAATGATGGCCATAGGGCTGATGAACGTTGTTGGGTCATGTACATCATGCTACGTAACAACAg GAGCGTTTTCCCGCTCTGCTGTAAACCACAATGCCGGCTGCAAGACTGCCATGTCCAATGTGATCATGGCACTGACTGTGATGGTCACGCTGCTGTTCCTCATGCCATTGTTTGTGTATACTCCCAATGTTGTTCTTGGAGCAATCATTATCGCTGCGGTTATCGGTCTGATTGATTTGCCTGCTGTGTACCACATCTGGAAGATGGACAAGATGGATTTTCTGGTGTGTGTTTGTGCATTTGCCGGCGTCATCTTCATCTCAGTCCAAGAAGGCCTGGCAATAGCG GTTGGTATATCTATATTTAGGGTATTGATGCAGATCACAAGGCCAAAGATGATGGTTCAAGGGAACATCAAGGGGACTGATATTTACAGGGACCTACATCACTACAAGGAGGCCCAAAGAGTTTCCGGGTTCTTGATCTTGGCCATTGAAGCACCAATAAACTTCGCTAACTGCAACTACCTGAATGAAAG GATTAAAAGATGGATAGAGGAAGAATCTTTTGAACAGGATAAACATACTGAACTCCATTTCATAATCTTGGATCTGTCAG CTGTTCCTGCAATTGACACAAGTGGCATAGCGTTCCTCATTGACATAAAGAAATCAATAGAGAAACGTGGTCTGGAG CTTGTGCTTGTCAATCCTACTGGAGAGGTCATGGAGAAAATACAACGAGCAAATGAGGCTCAAAACTATTTTAGGCCAGATTGCTTGTATCTGACCACTGCCAAAGCAGTCGCTTCACTTTCTGCACTTGCCAAGATGACAAAACCATAA